A single region of the Pseudomonas granadensis genome encodes:
- the lon gene encoding endopeptidase La gives MTDQQELPDNPDDYSEAEHIEHTSSGTGLALPGQNLPDKVYIIPIHNRPFFPAQVLPVIVNEEPWAETLELVSKSEHHSLALFFMDTPQEDPRHFDTGALPEYGTLVKVHHASRENGKLQFVAQGLSRVRIKTWLKHHRPPYLVEVEYPHQPSEPTDEVKAYGMALINAIKELLPLNPLYSEELKNYLNRFSPNDPSPLTDFAAALTSATGAELQGVLDCVPMLKRMEKVLPMLRKEVEVARLQKEISAEVNRKIGEHQRQFFLKEQLKVIQQELGLTKDDRSADLEQFEQRLEGKVLPAQVQKRLEEETHKLSILETGSPEYAVTRNYLDWATSVPWGVYGEDKLDLKHARKILDKHHAGLDDIKDRILEFLAVGAYKGEISGSIVLLVGPPGVGKTSVGKSIAESLGRPFYRFSLGGMRDEAEIKGHRRTYIGAQPGKLVQALKDVEVMNPVIMLDEIDKMGQSYQGDPASALLETLDPEQNVEFLDHYLDLRMDLSKVLFVCTANTLDSIPGPLLDRMEVIRLSGYITEEKVAIAKRHLWPKLLEKAGVSKGSLSISDSALKALIDGYAREAGVRQLEKQMGKLVRKAVMKLIDDPKAVIKLGPKDLEASLGHPVFRNEQVLSGTGVITGLAWTSMGGATLPIEATRIHTLNRGFKLTGQLGDVMKESAEIAYSYVSSHLKQFGGDAKFFDEAFVHLHVPEGATPKDGPSAGVTMASALLSLARNQPPKKGVAMTGELTLTGHVLPIGGVREKVIAARRQKILELILPEANRGNFEELPDYLKEGITVHFAKRFADVAKVLF, from the coding sequence ATGACCGACCAGCAGGAACTCCCGGACAACCCCGACGACTACAGCGAAGCCGAGCACATCGAACACACCAGCTCCGGCACAGGCCTCGCCCTGCCCGGCCAGAACCTGCCGGACAAGGTCTACATCATCCCGATCCACAACCGCCCGTTCTTCCCGGCGCAGGTTTTGCCGGTCATCGTCAACGAAGAACCCTGGGCCGAAACCCTCGAACTGGTCAGCAAATCCGAACACCACTCGCTGGCCCTGTTCTTCATGGACACCCCCCAGGAAGACCCGCGCCACTTCGACACCGGCGCCCTGCCCGAATACGGCACGTTGGTCAAAGTCCACCACGCCAGCCGCGAGAACGGCAAACTGCAGTTCGTCGCCCAAGGCCTGAGCCGGGTGCGCATCAAGACCTGGCTCAAACACCATCGCCCACCGTACCTGGTGGAAGTCGAATACCCGCACCAGCCGAGCGAGCCGACCGACGAGGTCAAGGCCTACGGCATGGCGCTGATCAACGCGATCAAGGAACTGCTGCCGCTCAATCCGCTGTACAGCGAAGAGCTGAAGAATTACCTCAACCGCTTCAGCCCCAACGACCCGTCGCCGCTGACCGACTTCGCTGCTGCCCTGACCTCGGCCACCGGAGCCGAGCTGCAAGGCGTGCTCGACTGCGTGCCGATGCTCAAGCGCATGGAAAAAGTCCTGCCGATGCTGCGCAAGGAAGTCGAAGTCGCGCGCCTGCAGAAGGAGATATCCGCCGAGGTTAATCGCAAGATCGGCGAACATCAGCGCCAGTTCTTCCTCAAGGAACAGCTCAAGGTCATCCAGCAAGAGCTCGGCCTGACCAAGGACGACCGTAGCGCTGATCTCGAACAGTTCGAACAACGCCTGGAAGGCAAAGTCCTGCCGGCGCAGGTGCAAAAGCGTCTGGAAGAGGAAACCCACAAACTGTCGATTCTGGAAACCGGCTCGCCGGAATACGCGGTCACCCGCAACTACCTTGACTGGGCCACTTCGGTGCCGTGGGGCGTGTACGGCGAGGACAAACTCGACCTGAAGCACGCCCGTAAAATCCTCGACAAGCACCACGCCGGGCTGGACGACATCAAGGACCGCATCCTCGAGTTCCTTGCCGTCGGCGCTTATAAAGGCGAGATCAGCGGCTCCATCGTGCTGCTGGTCGGCCCGCCGGGCGTGGGCAAGACCAGCGTCGGCAAGTCGATCGCCGAATCCCTCGGCCGGCCGTTCTATCGCTTCAGCCTCGGCGGCATGCGCGACGAAGCCGAGATCAAGGGCCACCGCCGCACGTACATCGGCGCCCAGCCGGGCAAACTGGTGCAGGCGCTGAAAGACGTCGAAGTGATGAACCCGGTGATCATGCTCGACGAGATCGACAAGATGGGCCAGAGCTACCAGGGCGACCCGGCTTCGGCGCTGCTGGAAACCCTCGACCCGGAGCAGAACGTCGAATTTCTCGACCATTACCTCGACCTGCGCATGGACCTGTCGAAAGTCCTGTTTGTCTGCACCGCCAATACACTGGATTCGATCCCCGGCCCGCTGCTGGACCGGATGGAAGTGATTCGCCTGTCGGGCTACATCACCGAAGAAAAAGTCGCCATCGCCAAGCGTCACCTGTGGCCGAAACTGCTGGAAAAGGCCGGCGTATCCAAGGGCAGCCTGAGCATCAGCGACAGCGCCCTCAAGGCCTTGATCGACGGTTACGCCCGTGAAGCCGGGGTGCGCCAGCTGGAAAAACAGATGGGCAAACTGGTGCGCAAAGCGGTAATGAAACTGATCGACGATCCAAAAGCGGTGATCAAACTCGGGCCGAAGGATCTCGAAGCGTCACTGGGCCATCCGGTGTTCCGCAACGAACAAGTGCTGTCCGGCACGGGCGTGATCACCGGTCTGGCCTGGACCAGCATGGGCGGCGCCACATTGCCGATCGAAGCCACGCGCATCCACACGCTCAACCGCGGCTTCAAGCTCACCGGGCAGCTGGGGGATGTGATGAAAGAATCGGCCGAGATCGCCTACAGCTACGTCAGCTCGCATCTGAAGCAATTTGGCGGTGACGCGAAGTTCTTCGACGAAGCCTTTGTTCACTTGCACGTACCGGAAGGCGCCACGCCGAAAGACGGCCCGAGCGCCGGCGTGACCATGGCCAGCGCGCTGTTATCTCTGGCGCGTAATCAGCCACCGAAAAAGGGCGTGGCGATGACTGGCGAATTGACGCTTACCGGGCATGTGCTGCCGATTGGCGGGGTGCGCGAGAAGGTGATTGCGGCGCGGCGGCAGAAGATTCTGGAATTGATCCTGCCGGAAGCCAACCGCGGCAACTTTGAGGAACTGCCGGATTATCTCAAGGAGGGGATAACCGTGCATTTCGCCAAGCGGTTTGCCGATGTGGCGAAGGTTTTGTTCTGA